A stretch of Flexivirga aerilata DNA encodes these proteins:
- a CDS encoding ABC transporter permease: protein MTTTQLARTAAPAEPTAPAARAASRRGVRADFNGLPWEWRLLTPLALVAVWQLASAVGWLKPQTLAPPSAILHRAALLVQDGTLPQALLHSVSRAGLGFLLGAAIAVVAGLAVGLSRPADAIVDPPMQMLRAVPLLGVVPLFIIWFGIGEFSKVLLVALGVAVPLYLNLVAGLRSVDPQLYDVADSLRLTNRERLQHILLPGALPGTLVGLRQALAFAWLALIVAEQISATSGLGFMINNARDFLQTDTIVVGLVTYALLGLITDGLVRLLERRALRWRDVATEGAAR from the coding sequence ATGACGACCACCCAGCTCGCTCGCACCGCAGCCCCGGCCGAGCCGACCGCACCCGCTGCCCGGGCCGCCAGTCGGCGCGGCGTGCGCGCCGACTTCAACGGATTGCCTTGGGAATGGCGGCTTCTCACCCCACTGGCCCTTGTCGCTGTCTGGCAGCTCGCCAGCGCGGTGGGCTGGCTGAAGCCGCAAACGCTGGCACCGCCGAGCGCGATCCTGCATCGCGCCGCGCTGCTCGTGCAGGACGGCACACTTCCGCAGGCGCTCCTGCACTCGGTCAGCAGAGCCGGCCTCGGCTTCCTGCTCGGCGCCGCGATCGCGGTCGTCGCGGGCCTGGCCGTCGGGCTCTCACGCCCGGCCGACGCGATCGTGGACCCGCCGATGCAGATGCTGCGCGCCGTGCCGCTGCTCGGCGTCGTCCCGTTGTTCATCATCTGGTTCGGGATCGGCGAGTTCTCCAAAGTGCTGCTCGTCGCGCTCGGCGTCGCCGTCCCGCTCTACCTCAACCTGGTCGCCGGCCTGCGGTCGGTCGATCCGCAGCTGTATGACGTCGCCGACTCGCTGCGCCTCACCAATCGTGAGCGACTGCAACACATCCTGCTGCCCGGAGCATTACCCGGCACATTGGTCGGCCTGCGCCAGGCATTGGCCTTCGCCTGGCTCGCACTGATCGTCGCCGAACAGATCAGCGCCACCTCCGGACTCGGCTTCATGATCAACAACGCGCGCGACTTCCTGCAGACCGACACGATCGTGGTGGGCCTCGTCACCTACGCACTGCTCGGCCTGATCACCGACGGACTGGTGCGCCTGCTGGAGCGACGTGCGCTGCGCTGGCGCGACGTGGCGACGGAAGGAGCGGCCCGATGA
- a CDS encoding LLM class flavin-dependent oxidoreductase yields MTVHLHWFLPTSGDSRTDLSFGDAVSPLSGSADDTRSGRQGRREPTVDYLGQIARSAEQLGFEAALTPTSTECEDAWVTTAALVAQTQRLKYLVAFRPGLLSPTLAAQMAATYQRISGGRLLLNVVTGGEDLEQRRFGDPLGKDDRYARTGEFLHVLRRLFTGDRVTFRGDHLWVEDAYLPAPPSRPEIFFGGSSASALEVAGRYADVYLTWGEPPEQVVEKLDRARLAAARAERELRFGIRLHVIARPTADEAWAVAHRLLDGLPPEQIAAAQRAQSQAQSEGQRRMTALHGGRTDQLEISPNLWAGVGLVRGGAGTALVGSYEEVADRIDDYHRIGLDHFILSGYPHLEEAYHLGEGVRPILAGRGLLESHTDLRGAHV; encoded by the coding sequence ATGACGGTCCACCTGCACTGGTTCCTGCCGACCAGCGGCGACTCCCGCACCGACCTCAGCTTCGGCGACGCGGTGAGCCCGCTCAGCGGATCCGCGGACGACACCCGCTCGGGCCGGCAAGGCAGGCGGGAGCCGACGGTCGACTACTTGGGTCAGATCGCCCGCTCCGCCGAACAACTCGGCTTTGAAGCCGCGCTGACCCCGACCTCGACCGAGTGCGAGGACGCCTGGGTGACCACTGCGGCCCTCGTCGCGCAGACGCAGCGGCTGAAGTATCTCGTCGCCTTCCGGCCCGGGCTGCTCAGTCCCACGCTCGCCGCGCAGATGGCCGCCACCTATCAGCGCATCAGCGGTGGCCGGCTGTTGCTCAACGTCGTGACCGGTGGGGAGGACCTCGAGCAGCGACGCTTCGGCGACCCGCTCGGCAAGGACGACCGCTACGCCCGCACCGGCGAGTTCCTCCATGTGTTGCGCCGGCTCTTCACCGGCGATCGGGTCACCTTCCGCGGCGACCATCTCTGGGTCGAGGACGCCTACCTGCCCGCGCCGCCCTCGCGTCCGGAGATCTTCTTCGGCGGCTCCTCGGCGTCCGCGCTGGAGGTCGCCGGGCGCTACGCCGACGTCTACCTCACCTGGGGCGAGCCGCCCGAGCAGGTCGTCGAGAAACTCGATCGCGCCCGCCTGGCCGCTGCCCGTGCGGAACGCGAATTGCGTTTCGGCATAAGGCTGCACGTCATTGCCCGGCCTACCGCCGACGAGGCGTGGGCGGTCGCGCACCGGCTGCTCGACGGCCTTCCGCCGGAGCAGATCGCCGCCGCCCAACGGGCGCAGTCGCAGGCGCAGTCCGAGGGGCAGCGCCGGATGACCGCCCTCCACGGCGGTCGCACGGACCAGTTGGAGATCTCACCCAACCTCTGGGCCGGTGTGGGCCTGGTCCGCGGCGGTGCCGGCACTGCGCTGGTGGGCAGCTACGAGGAGGTTGCCGACCGGATCGACGACTACCACCGCATCGGACTCGACCACTTCATCCTCTCCGGCTACCCCCACCTCGAGGAGGCCTACCACCTCGGTGAGGGCGTGCGCCCGATCCTTGCGGGCCGCGGACTGCTCGAGAGCCACACCGACCTGCGAGGTGCCCACGTATGA
- the pyrE gene encoding orotate phosphoribosyltransferase: MSNDAPTTPDDPQAPIDPQTAIDPLATAIDQRCRLQGEFTVRSGQVLTEYFDKYLFEGDPELLRHVAERMVPLLPAKSELLGGLELGGVPIATMLSQLTMIPTVFVRKKAKEYGTCKLAEGADVEGRRIVLVEDVVTTGGAVVDGAEALRERGAFVDLVICAIDRRPADATRLDAAGIEVRSVFTRAQLDAARATVE; the protein is encoded by the coding sequence ATGAGCAACGACGCACCGACGACGCCCGACGACCCGCAGGCGCCCATCGACCCGCAGACGGCCATCGATCCACTGGCGACCGCCATCGACCAACGGTGCCGCCTGCAGGGCGAGTTCACCGTTCGCTCCGGCCAGGTCCTCACCGAATACTTCGACAAATACCTCTTCGAGGGAGATCCCGAGCTGCTGCGGCACGTGGCCGAGCGCATGGTGCCGCTGCTGCCGGCGAAGTCGGAGCTGCTCGGCGGGCTCGAACTCGGCGGCGTGCCGATCGCCACGATGCTCAGTCAACTGACAATGATTCCAACGGTTTTCGTGCGCAAGAAGGCCAAGGAATACGGCACCTGCAAGCTCGCAGAGGGTGCCGACGTCGAGGGGCGCCGGATCGTGCTGGTCGAAGACGTCGTCACGACAGGCGGAGCAGTCGTCGACGGGGCGGAAGCGCTGCGCGAGCGGGGAGCGTTCGTCGATCTCGTGATCTGCGCCATCGATCGCAGGCCGGCCGACGCGACACGGCTCGACGCGGCGGGCATCGAGGTGCGGTCGGTCTTCACTCGGGCGCAACTCGACGCCGCACGCGCCACGGTGGAGTGA
- a CDS encoding MazG family protein produces MTEPAGPLLTVLVTSPRVPAGLLSRDAWTALGAADRVYAADLTDPVPAAVATSGIDVTAVAYDSAAQAARELVAAAANSSVVWISSPDADPGLTDALAGELTRQDDPPQIEVLVGSWDLPGARLLDAVAVMDALRSPGGCPWDAEQTHASLAKYLLEEAHETVEAIETGDRQHLAEELGDVLLQVLFHARIAADEDPAFDIDDVAAGLVDKLIRRHPHVFADGDAATPEEVERSWEQIKATEKPDRAETDLLAGIPASLSTLLIADKVLSRASRRGIPMSYGERRDLGARLLALVDEARASGESADALLRAELRAIAHSAPPSAAESGPGSVPDSDA; encoded by the coding sequence GTGACCGAGCCGGCGGGTCCGCTGCTGACCGTCCTCGTCACCTCCCCGCGCGTGCCGGCCGGGTTGCTGTCGCGCGACGCGTGGACGGCGTTGGGAGCCGCCGACCGGGTGTATGCCGCGGACCTGACGGATCCGGTGCCCGCCGCCGTCGCCACCTCCGGCATCGACGTCACGGCCGTCGCCTATGACTCCGCCGCGCAGGCGGCTCGCGAACTCGTTGCCGCTGCTGCGAATTCGTCGGTCGTGTGGATCAGCTCGCCCGACGCGGATCCGGGCCTGACCGACGCCCTCGCCGGTGAGCTGACCCGGCAGGACGACCCTCCGCAGATCGAGGTGCTGGTCGGGTCGTGGGACCTGCCCGGCGCTCGTCTGCTCGACGCGGTCGCGGTGATGGACGCGCTGCGCTCGCCCGGCGGCTGCCCCTGGGATGCGGAGCAGACGCACGCGTCGCTGGCGAAATATCTGCTCGAAGAGGCGCACGAGACCGTCGAGGCGATCGAGACCGGCGACCGGCAGCACCTCGCCGAAGAGCTCGGCGACGTGCTGCTGCAGGTGCTCTTCCACGCCCGCATCGCGGCCGACGAGGACCCGGCATTCGACATCGACGACGTCGCGGCCGGCCTGGTGGACAAGCTGATCCGCCGCCATCCCCACGTCTTCGCCGACGGCGACGCCGCCACGCCGGAGGAGGTCGAGCGCTCCTGGGAGCAGATCAAGGCGACCGAGAAGCCCGACCGCGCGGAGACCGACCTGCTCGCCGGCATCCCGGCGTCGCTGTCGACACTGCTCATTGCGGACAAGGTGTTGTCGCGGGCGAGTCGGCGCGGCATACCCATGTCGTATGGCGAGCGCCGCGACCTCGGCGCGCGCCTGCTTGCGCTGGTGGACGAGGCCCGTGCGTCGGGCGAGTCCGCCGACGCGCTCCTGCGCGCCGAGCTGCGCGCGATCGCCCACTCGGCACCTCCGTCGGCTGCAGAGTCCGGGCCAGGGTCGGTGCCAGACTCCGACGCCTGA